AATTTAGCAAACAttgttttaacattttttgtGTATCAATATGTGATTCTTGATTCTAGCCCATTTCCTCTTCTGGTTCAGGCTTACTCAAACATGTTTCAACAAGTGCGTTGACAAAAGGTAcggtttgttttttttgaagagaaaatgTGTGAATCCTTACTTCCTTAGTAACATGCTGCAGCATGAAATAATTTAGATCATGCataatctttcttttttaataagagttttttcttttgttttatattgatGAGTTCAGAAGGAAttttcaaagtgtgagttttgatATTTATTCTCTTTGTTTTCAGGTATAAGGAATCTGAGCTGAATATGGGTGAAAACAGTTGCATTGATCGGTGTGTTTCAAAATATTGGCTGGTAATTTTTCAAATGCTTTCATTTGTAGTTATCTACTCTGTACTGAAATGTAGATTTCCACTTGCTAGAGTTACTGCATCTCTTTTCAAATGGAGAATTAACAAATTTCTCTTCTCCGGTTAGTTAGTACTGTTGTCCATTTCATTGAAGTTTTAAGAATATATGTATCCGTCCCCATTCATTTTCTGGTTTCAATCTGGATATTGAGCCCTAAAATTAAGGGAAATTATATGCCTTTGGTTTAGAAGTCATTGAGGATTTGTATACCAGATTCTTAACATTTTTGCATATTTGGTGCTAGTGTTTGGCCCGTTGTATTTCAGTTTATTAGCCTATCTTGGTTGTTGATATGTAGCTCCATCTTATGGACAAGTTGAATCTGTTTGTGACAGCAACTGACATTATATTAGTCCAttcaccattctgttgtggaaGTTGTCTTACTATGAGTTTACCATCAATTTGCATTGCATTGCATGAACAGTTTCTGCCTCTTCTAAATGCATATTTCGTGGTTGGCTGGCATTTTCGACACTGAAATGTCATACCGTCATTCCCTATTTTTGATGTGGGAGTGTGGGACACTAGTACACATTCTTGAGCATAGGCTGCGCGAATCCCTCTcttaaaatttaattcataTGCTTGTTTTGTGCAACACGAGGTTTATTATTGCTGTGAGAAGCCTTGTGTGCTGGTTAAGTAATCATGCTACTTTATTTCATTTCCCAGGTGAATGGTATTGTTGGGCAGATGCTCAGTGCTGGTCGTCCTCCGATGTAAAACTCATACCTGTTTTAGATTTGGAAGGCATGCTTAGATGTGTTGCCAGGGGATGGTAAAACTCTTTTAAACAGGAGGGAGGGTGAGACTGAGAGTGAGTATCATGTAATCTTATTACTTCCTCTAATTTGACTGATGAAAACCATTTTGTTTCTTGAGTTTGGTAAAATGGGCAGTTTTGCATCAATGGTGCGCCTGATGCCAAATCtaaataagattttttttggcCGTTTAGCGAGCCTTGTAGAAGTTTTGATGTATTCAAATGGATCTAGAGGCTTCGCAATTCATTTAAATTATAGAGAccacaatttgaatccaataatttgagagatgtgtcacattacattatatttttgttttgttttgtttttttaatttttcaaactAGTCTGATGGTAGGCTTTAGAAAATTGGGCAGCCCCAAATCCCCAACGTACCCATTCTCGAACATCAAACAAACGTACTTGCGTGTAACAATCAATGGTAGTAGTGAAGGCTTTAGCTCGAAAGGCCGTATCTCCACGGTTCTTAGCATTCAATTCTTCACGGTTCTAAAACAATTACAATGGTGATTTTTTATGGAGAAAGGATAATGTGTAGGgatttgtgttttattaatgtgtaACTATTGtgggatgtgttttgttgatgttgttgggtaaacaaaatgtattggtacaataATGTAAATTTGGTATCTTgatttatgtaatagaggtggggcTCGATATTGATTTTTGCGTAAAAATGTGATATGAGCATGATATTTGTCATACCCATATCAAAATTAAGTCAACATATTGCCATTGTTGGAACATGAAAATTTTGAGTTAATACAACATTTGGTCCTTGAAAGATGGTTATTGTTCCAATTTAGTCCCTAAAAGTCAAATTGTCAATTTAATCTTTCAATGTTTAATTTGTTCCAAATAAGTCACCCGGTTAGATTTTGACAATTTTGGGTAGTCAACATGTTGGTTGTTGGAGTCGTCTCAAATTAGGGTAGCTGCTTGAGTTCTAAGAGCATACAATGTAACAATGATACCAAAATTGTTGGAGTCGTCTCAGATAAGGGTAGATGCCTAATACATCTCAGGCTGTAttcattttcaatgaaattcctaATGAATTTCAGCaatattgttgtttttaatCTTCTTTCATTTCGGTGAGTCTTCTATTTCCTACCCTTTTTTTCCTAGTTTGACGTAACACGAATTTTACGTCATTTTCCGAAAGGCAACCTCGAGCCAAAAGTTTGTGTTCTCTATCTGCACACAATCCATTTAGTGAAGAGGTTAGATTTGGTGCAAATCCTCATTAGATTTTGACTGATAACAAGTCTTGACACACCAAAAAATACATTATCCATAACCCCAACACTCCTATTCCCAACAATTGGAATTGTGACATCTCTTATCCAGCGTAGAAAATCGCCAACACACCTTGAAATACAACAAAAGacggatgtgaataatgaacgTTGTTTCTCGACAAAACAGACTCCAAGTAAGCTCGAGAATAATACGCAGCATGTTTGGGCCTATTGGAcctaatttttttcattttagccCAAGCCCATCGATCAAAGTCTTCAATaaaagattctttttttttcctgataaaTGAAACTGATAAAGTTCCCTCTTATAAGATATTTGCAAAAGCTGGTTTTGATATCTCTTCGGACACGTCTCCTGGGAAGAGATTGATGTTGTGATTCTTGTGAAAGTGAAACTGTGGGATCTTTCTTTGCATGTGGACGCATAGAATCCACGTCACAGATAACCCAAGAACTAAAATATCTAGATCCAGCTGGGTTTCTCCGAACCGAGACAAGTCTCAGCCGGAATTGAACGGCAGTGGACCCATGAATATGGGCCTTTCATGTCTTAATCCCACACGAATATTCCTCCAAGGTTGAATCTGGATCTGAATCTGAATCTGTGTGGTTTCCTTGAATCTGTGTGGTCAGAGGGtcctaaaaaaacaaaacaggtTAGCAGTTCATGTACTGCAGATGAATGACAAAACAAGTCATCTCAAACAATGAATTATTAACGAATTCCACTTGATAATTATGACAAGTCATCtcaaattatattatttcaaaGAGAAATTTCTAGAAAAAAAAGTAGTTTGTCAATTTTACTGGAATCCACTTTAAAGTTGTTAAGAATTGCAAATCTGCGAGATAATGACTAATCACTTGTAGTCTAATCTCTTGtaggcatttcatcaaacagttcccacatatatacaaaaaacaAGAATTTCATTACAGAACAGGGGAATACATAAGCCACCACAAGCAGATAACTATGGCGACAGCTGAATTATTACAATAATATCCACAAATATTCAAATTTAACTACTCCTTCAGCCACACTTGGAAAGTTACACAAACTTTGATTTATTCTATCTCATGCTATATAAGATTCCCTTTATTTGACCAATAACTAGTCCCCCtgtttttcctcttttcttaTTATTTCTTGAGCAGAATCTGCCAAAACGACTAATAATATCAGAACACAGAAGGGGGCATGTGACTAGGAGACGATCAATATGTCCATTCTTGAGGCAGACCCATCTCTTGATCGCTTGTGGCTGGCGGCACAGCCCGTGACTGCCTGTGCTGTGAAGCTGGAGCTTGGAAATTAATCCCATTTGTTCTTGCCGGAGAACCCATTTTGTCGAAATGGAGTTTCAGGGCCTGCACCACTTTTGCTGGTATAAGAACAGTGGGACATCCTGCCAATCAAAAACAACATTTTCATGTAGGCTGgaacttttcttttctgtaaATTAAAACTTCATTTCCAAGTAACAAGTTGCATCAAATGGACCATGGAGAAAGATtccattttcaattttcatgcaTTTGGCCACCATCAACAAGAATATTAGTTATGATGAAGAGGAATCTTGGAATATAAAACCCAATTAGGTCCCAAGAATATGCAAGATAATAATTAAAGTAAACAtgagacaaaaaataatttcaaaggCAACTCTCAAAGGATTGGTAATATTCCACTCCAACAACCGAGGATCCTCAAAAATAACCAACTCTTGACACCGAAATATCACACACAGTGACTAATTTTACCTGTTTTTCTGCGTGAATCAGAAGTAGTATTGTCAATTGCCCGAGGCAAGAACACGCCTGTCCCAGAACACCCTGTTCTTGAACCAGTTTGATGATCAAGAAAAACTGCTCTCATGTCTGATTTAATTCGACCGTGGCTTGTTTTCTGGCCTAGAAACCCACCACAAGCTCTTCGTTTGTTCCCCTTTTGTTTATTCTCATTGAGTTTTCTGCCCCACTGTTGCTTCATGTCCTCTTCTTGTTTAAGCGTGTAGAACTGTTAATTACAACACCGAATCAGATAAGAAGAATAAGTAACAACATCTGCAAAAACATGCATACTCTGATATTCACTCACCTGTATTTGCTTATCAATAAGAGCTTGCTTTGATTGAAACTCGAATTCCGGGTTCTTCTCAATTCCAGATTCTGACGTGGGTTCTGTAGATGGGCTTGAAATTTTCTCTCTATCGACGTATTTAGGCACATCTTCGCTCACCTTCTCCTTCTCAAACTTTTCCATCACAAGCAAATCTTCTTGGTTTGAGCAAGACTGTGACCAGAACCTCGATTTTTTTAccgaaaaatacaaacaaaaatgaaacaaagaaacaaaaacaaatcttaTTAAGTACCCTATTATCCAGTTCATGATTGTCATCATCTTGAAGCATGTAGAGAGCCATCTTGCGAGTTAACTCGGCAATGTAATCGTCATCTTCTAATTCTTCGCTGCACTCGGAGGAACCAAGTTCAGAGTCAATCGGTGAACTAAAGGCAGAACCGGAATCAGATAAAGCAGACCAGTAAGACCAGTCTTGGTAATTGATGGGTTTGTTTATTGAAGGAGCAAGATTGTTATCTTCTTCACCAGTTAACAACTGAAGAGGCACCAACTCTTCATCAACTCTGCTGTGTAGGTCAACCGCCATCATAAATCCTTACAAAGCAAGAAACTTGAGATGACCTGGTCGCGAACCAGGAAACAAAGAGAGCTGGAGTGGAGTTCACAAAACAATCTGTGTCTTAAAGCCTGATAGACAGTACTTAAAGCCTGATAGCCATTACTGTATTGGGTATTGGGTCTCTGGCTCGctcttagggcaaatgcaatggtgaagtggtattgggccaacaaagatgttgtcttttgctgatgtggttgtattgtaaaatgggttttgcttatgtggccgtattgggataagtgttttgctgatgtggatgtattgatatttgatgttttggtgtagttttgttgtggataatatggaggaatggaatgttgttgggttggatggaaagagaaaatgtgtgggaagaaaaagtgtatagaaacttgtgttttgctgatgtggttatattagaatacgtgtttgacttgactttttgtgtaatagaggtgggaccgggccaacaaaaatgttggcccaacaaattcattcccattgcatttgcccttatgcTGGGCTTTGCAAATTTTAGTTGGACGGACCGTACATTTGTCCACCTTTAAAAAAATCTTTCTGGCATCTGTTGGATTAAAATCAAACCAGTATAAAGTAACCAAAAATTGGTTTATGGGTATGGTTAGGGTTGGTGTTGGACAACCAATAGAGGGTGAGAGGAGTTTGACGAGGTGGAGATTAGATTAGTTTGTTCTTTTGCCATTTAGTATTTATTTACTACTAGTTGACGAAGATAACGAAGATCAACACTACTTGGGTTGTAGTATCACTTTGTTTTGACATTTTGTCAGTTATCCAAGTTGATTTTATATTCTTGATAAGGCAGGTAGTCAACACAAAGCCTCATTTATTTAGGAGCAAAGTGGTCTAGTACGGTGAGTCTTTTTCGGTGAAATCGAATTGATTCGAGAAATTTTGAATTCGATTTTAATAAGAATAATATAATATTCTTATAATCATGAATTGTCAATTAATATAAAGTGTTAGATGTTAAGTAAATcttatatgtatttataattaaCGGTTAGTCACATggtaaaaatgaaaattttattttgggtaTGTACCATTACTAAAACAAAGTGAAGTGGGTGAGTGAGTGACACCTGTTAAGTTAGATGGGTTAGATGAAGTTTGGTTGTAGGGTTAGTTTTAGATGGGTTAGATGAAGTTTGGTGCTATATTGTAGGGTTAGCTGGATttcaatattatttatttatatatatatagacacacaatTATTTATCAGGCACTCAATTATCCTATTCTGTAGGTCCCACAGTGATGCAAAGTCAAAGGAAACAGAAAGGAGTGGACTAGCTGGTATGGTATGACTGTTAGCTGTAAGAGATCATGTTaatcatggaaaagggaatctGAAATTCCCAGTTTATGTGGCCTTTTTTTGGATAAACCAGTTTATGTGGTTTtgtattatgaatttttttttcccttcacaaTATTTATACGTCAGAAAAGCAGGGATTTTATTCATACTCGTTATAGTTCATATCCGAGAGCTAAATCAGCAACACAAGTTGGGAAAACAGAGTAATGTGTCCTGCAAATCAAGGATCCATACAGCTTTTCATTTGGTAGCAGATTTAAATGCTTCAATCCGAGCTCTCATGTAAGCAATATGCTTCTCCACTGGAGGGCGGCATTCATTGACAACATCAATTTCATTGAACTTCCTACTCCATTTGAGAAAGACTGGGAACTTGTTTTCAGTGATCAAATCCACCCCAAAAACTTCTCTCACAACACCATGCCAAACAGCTAAAGAAAATCCGAAAATGTCCACATACCCAATTGTTTCACCTCCAAAGAAATCTTTCCCATTCAGCTCATTCTCAAGCATCTTTAGTAGCTCAAACCCTTCTTCTCGTGCCTGCTCTTGTTCCTCCTTCGTGCCCACATAAGCCCTCCATGGTGTTCTCATGAACTGCgcagacaaaaaaagaaaaactagcataAATTTTGAGACTAAAGGTAGGTTAAAAGACAAGTTTGTGGTCTCATGAGTTTACCTTTTCTTCAATGAAGTTAGCCCAGAAACGGGCCATGGCTCGATCATAAGGATGTTGAGGCAAAATGGGATTGT
This genomic stretch from Tripterygium wilfordii isolate XIE 37 chromosome 22, ASM1340144v1, whole genome shotgun sequence harbors:
- the LOC119991974 gene encoding uncharacterized protein LOC119991974 isoform X1; this translates as MMAVDLHSRVDEELVPLQLLTGEEDNNLAPSINKPINYQDWSYWSALSDSGSAFSSPIDSELGSSECSEELEDDDYIAELTRKMALYMLQDDDNHELDNRSCSNQEDLLVMEKFEKEKVSEDVPKYVDREKISSPSTEPTSESGIEKNPEFEFQSKQALIDKQIQFYTLKQEEDMKQQWGRKLNENKQKGNKRRACGGFLGQKTSHGRIKSDMRAVFLDHQTGSRTGCSGTGVFLPRAIDNTTSDSRRKTGCPTVLIPAKVVQALKLHFDKMGSPARTNGINFQAPASQHRQSRAVPPATSDQEMGLPQEWTY
- the LOC119991974 gene encoding uncharacterized protein LOC119991974 isoform X2, with the translated sequence MALYMLQDDDNHELDNRSCSNQEDLLVMEKFEKEKVSEDVPKYVDREKISSPSTEPTSESGIEKNPEFEFQSKQALIDKQIQFYTLKQEEDMKQQWGRKLNENKQKGNKRRACGGFLGQKTSHGRIKSDMRAVFLDHQTGSRTGCSGTGVFLPRAIDNTTSDSRRKTGCPTVLIPAKVVQALKLHFDKMGSPARTNGINFQAPASQHRQSRAVPPATSDQEMGLPQEWTY
- the LOC119991620 gene encoding mitochondrial import inner membrane translocase subunit TIM10-like encodes the protein MAASSSNLPEGVDKEQAFGMAATEMEYRVELFNRLTQTCFNKCVDKRYKESELNMGENSCIDRCVSKYWLVNGIVGQMLSAGRPPM